One region of Streptomyces leeuwenhoekii genomic DNA includes:
- a CDS encoding Lrp/AsnC family transcriptional regulator, producing the protein MNSRPTPFDELDRKIITALMANARTSFAEIGAGIGLSATAVKRRVDRLRETGVITGFTATVKPSALGWRTEAYVEVYCEGAAPPRRLAEVVRNHPEITAAMTVTGGADALLHVRARDVEHFEEVLERIRAEPFIRKTISVMVLSHLIPDSPEAGASHPAPEGAPDVR; encoded by the coding sequence ATGAACAGCAGGCCGACGCCCTTCGACGAGCTCGACCGGAAGATCATCACCGCGCTGATGGCGAACGCCAGGACGTCCTTCGCCGAGATCGGCGCGGGCATCGGGCTGTCCGCGACGGCGGTCAAGCGCCGGGTGGACCGGCTGCGGGAGACCGGGGTGATCACCGGGTTCACGGCGACGGTGAAGCCGTCGGCGCTGGGCTGGCGCACCGAGGCGTACGTGGAGGTGTACTGCGAGGGCGCGGCGCCGCCCCGGCGGCTGGCCGAGGTGGTGCGCAACCATCCGGAGATCACGGCGGCGATGACGGTGACCGGCGGGGCGGACGCGCTGCTGCATGTGCGGGCGCGGGACGTGGAGCACTTCGAGGAGGTGCTGGAGCGGATCCGCGCGGAGCCGTTCATCCGGAAGACGATCAGCGTGATGGTGCTGTCCCATCTGATTCCGGACAGTCCGGAGGCGGGGGCCAGCCATCCCGCCCCGGAAGGCGCACCAGACGTGCGTTGA
- a CDS encoding LytR/AlgR family response regulator transcription factor, with amino-acid sequence MLRALAVDDERPSLEELLYLLNADPRVGSAEGAGDATEALRRINRALACGPDGPDGIDVVFLDIQMPGLDGLDLARLLTGFARPPLVVFVTAHEDFAVQAFELKAVDYVLKPVRRERLAEAVRRAAELRGAGPRGAGPRGTAPRIPVHEPDPDHLPVELGGVTRFVAVDDITHVEAQGDYARLHTAKGSHLVRIPLSTLEERWRSRGFVRIHRRHLVALRHIGELRLDAGTVSVLVGGEELQVSRRHARELRDLLMRRP; translated from the coding sequence ATGCTGCGCGCCCTGGCTGTCGACGACGAACGCCCCTCCCTGGAGGAGCTGCTCTACCTGCTCAACGCCGACCCGCGCGTGGGCAGCGCGGAGGGCGCCGGTGACGCCACCGAGGCGCTGCGCCGCATCAACCGCGCGCTGGCCTGCGGCCCCGACGGGCCCGACGGGATCGACGTCGTCTTCCTCGACATCCAGATGCCGGGCCTGGACGGCCTCGACCTGGCCCGGCTGCTGACCGGCTTCGCCCGGCCGCCGCTGGTCGTGTTCGTCACCGCCCACGAGGACTTCGCGGTCCAGGCGTTCGAGCTCAAGGCCGTCGACTACGTCCTCAAACCCGTCCGCAGGGAACGGCTTGCGGAGGCCGTGCGCCGCGCCGCGGAACTGCGCGGCGCCGGCCCGCGCGGCGCCGGCCCGCGCGGCACCGCCCCCCGCATCCCCGTGCACGAACCCGACCCCGACCACCTCCCGGTCGAGCTCGGCGGTGTCACCCGCTTCGTCGCCGTCGACGACATCACCCACGTGGAGGCCCAGGGCGACTACGCCCGTCTGCACACCGCCAAGGGCAGCCACCTCGTCCGCATCCCGCTGTCCACCCTGGAGGAACGCTGGCGCTCCCGCGGCTTCGTCCGCATCCACCGCCGCCATCTGGTCGCCCTGCGCCACATCGGCGAACTCCGCCTGGACGCGGGCACCGTCAGCGTCCTGGTCGGCGGCGAGGAACTCCAGGTCAGCCGGCGGCACGCCCGTGAGCTGCGGGACCTGCTGATGAGGAGGCCGTGA